The Thalassotalea sp. 273M-4 genome includes a region encoding these proteins:
- a CDS encoding dicarboxylate/amino acid:cation symporter, with protein MNKENAKGLTQRIVIGMIAGIFLGLIFQFFLPKDGDLVIPLYLFDFHVRGFFIDGLFEIGGKIFINSLKMLVVPLVFVSLVCGTCSLNDTSKLGRIGGRSIGIYLMTTAIAITLAIFSAVIIGPGEGVNMTADVTYGAKEAPSLTQVIIGMFPSNPFNAFVEGNMLQVIVFSLLFGLAVALAGDAGERVAKLFEDFNEVIMRLVVILMNLAPYGVFCLMTTLFTQLKLDDILSLLEYFFLVLAVLLLHALITYPIILKTFTGLSPVIFIKKMRTTALFAFSTASSNATIPSTLNTATRKMGVDNSIASFTVPLGATINMDGTAIMQGVATVFIAQVFNVDLTLTDFLMVILTATLASIGTAGVPGVGLIMLAMVLAQVGLPVEGIGLIIGVDRLLDMVRTAVNVTGDSMTTIIVGKYEGQLNEDTFNNLEVDSGDDIDFHHLKE; from the coding sequence ATGAATAAAGAAAATGCAAAAGGCTTAACCCAACGAATTGTTATCGGCATGATAGCCGGGATTTTTCTTGGTCTCATCTTCCAATTTTTCCTCCCTAAGGATGGCGATTTAGTTATTCCACTATACTTATTTGACTTTCATGTCCGCGGTTTTTTTATTGATGGCCTATTTGAAATCGGGGGCAAAATATTCATCAACAGCTTAAAAATGTTGGTGGTACCTTTGGTTTTTGTTTCTCTAGTGTGTGGTACTTGTTCATTAAATGACACCTCAAAGTTAGGTCGAATTGGCGGGCGCTCTATCGGGATTTATCTGATGACCACAGCAATTGCTATTACCTTAGCTATTTTTTCAGCGGTGATCATAGGTCCTGGTGAAGGGGTTAACATGACTGCCGATGTTACCTATGGCGCTAAAGAAGCCCCTTCGCTTACGCAAGTTATTATTGGCATGTTCCCCTCCAACCCATTTAATGCTTTTGTCGAAGGCAATATGCTGCAAGTGATTGTTTTTTCTTTATTGTTTGGTTTAGCGGTAGCTTTAGCTGGAGACGCTGGGGAACGTGTAGCGAAACTGTTTGAAGACTTTAATGAAGTTATCATGCGTTTGGTTGTTATTTTAATGAACCTAGCACCTTATGGTGTATTTTGTTTAATGACCACCTTGTTTACCCAACTTAAATTGGATGACATCCTCAGCTTGCTCGAATATTTCTTCTTAGTATTGGCTGTGCTTTTACTGCATGCCCTTATTACTTACCCAATAATATTAAAAACATTCACCGGATTGAGTCCGGTTATTTTCATTAAGAAAATGCGCACGACGGCGTTGTTTGCCTTTAGTACCGCAAGTTCGAATGCCACCATACCTTCAACATTGAATACCGCTACTCGAAAAATGGGAGTAGATAATTCCATTGCATCATTTACCGTACCTTTAGGTGCCACCATTAATATGGATGGCACGGCGATTATGCAAGGGGTAGCGACGGTGTTTATTGCCCAAGTATTCAATGTTGACCTAACGCTTACCGACTTTTTAATGGTGATATTAACCGCCACTCTAGCGTCTATTGGTACCGCAGGGGTGCCTGGGGTTGGGCTTATCATGCTCGCTATGGTGCTGGCACAAGTTGGTCTACCTGTTGAGGGTATAGGCCTAATCATAGGGGTTGATCGTCTTCTTGATATGGTACGTACAGCGGTCAATGTAACAGGTGACTCAATGACCACCATCATCGTTGGTAAATATGAAGGTCAACTTAATGAGGACACATTTAACAATC